Proteins encoded within one genomic window of Haematobia irritans isolate KBUSLIRL chromosome 5, ASM5000362v1, whole genome shotgun sequence:
- the LOC142239536 gene encoding putative cytochrome P450 6a21 — protein MITTILWTLFYALLIYVWQRLRKHFSYWHNLGIPCSRPHWIVGNLQEITFISPFCKIWQKYYDKHRTSGPFVGFYWFTQPGVFVMDPQLIKNILIKDFTKFSDHGLYCNEKDDPMTGSLFNLEGHKWREMRRKTTATFSSARMKSMFPLVTKEANEFIAVMTQQIRDNSIVEVKDLLWRFTTDAMASCAFGIEANSLHKPDPEFQKMCKRALLDQRWGIVFRLSFPHLARRLCVKHTPADVEEYFMDITMKMVNSREQSALRRNDFLDMLIDLKNNKLLKASPEGMEMTNLTLGQLAAHVLQFILGGFETSSTAMSFAFYELAQNQEVQQKAREEVVQVMNQHHGEFTYECIWFL, from the coding sequence ATGATTACCACAATCCTCTGGACATTATTTTACGCCTTACTCATATACGTGTGGCAAAGGCTAAGGAAACATTTCTCGTATTGGCATAATTTGGGTATACCCTGTAGTAGACCCCATTGGATTGTGGGGAATCTACAGGAGATTACGTTCATATCACCATTTTgtaaaatatggcaaaaatattatgacaaaCATCGGACATCAGGGCCATTTGTTGGATTCTATTGGTTTACCCAGCCTGGAGTATTTGTAATGGATCCGCAGCTTATTAAGAATATCCTAATCAAGGATTTCACCAAGTTCAGTGATCATGGTTTGTATTGCAATGAAAAAGATGATCCTATGACAGGATCTTTGTTCAATTTGGAAGGTCATAAATGGCGAGAAATGCGTAGAAAGACAACGGCTACATTCTCTTCGGCCAGAATGAAATCTATGTTTCCTTTAGTGACGAAAGAAGCCAACGAATTCATAGCCGTAATGACACAACAAATAAGGGACAATTCCATAGTAGAAGTAAAAGATCTACTATGGCGTTTTACCACCGATGCCATGGCCAGTTGCGCCTTTGGCATTGAAGCCAATAGTTTGCACAAGCCTGATCCCGAATTCCAGAAAATGTGTAAACGGGCTCTCCTCGATCAACGGTGGGGTATAGTATTCCGTTTGAGTTTTCCCCATTTGGCTCGACGCCTATGCGTGAAACATACTCCTGCTGATGTGGAAGAATATTTCATGGATATTACTATGAAAATGGTAAATTCACGTGAGCAAAGTGCCCTACGAAGAAACGATTTCTTGGATATGTTAATCGATTTGAAAAATAACAAACTCTTGAAAGCCTCACCTGAGGGAATGGAGATGACAAATTTGACTCTAGGTCAATTGGCCGCTCATGTTTTACAATTTATATTGGGTGGCTTTGAAACTTCATCGACTGCAATGTCATTTGCCTTTTATgaattggctcagaatcaagaaGTCCAACAAAAAGCAAGAGAAGAAGTTGTCCAAGTAATGAATCAGCATCATGGAGAATTCACATATGAGTGCATATGGTTTTTATGA
- the LOC142240194 gene encoding putative cytochrome P450 6a21 → MWVTSILLTTIALLLIYAWNFLRKHYSYWRDLSIPCDPPHWMVGNLQGAVAEKPFLQIWQDYYNRYRNSGPFVGFYWFTKPGVFVLDPNLIKMILIKDFPKFTDRGLYCNEEDDPLSGTLFNLEGPKWRYMRNKISPTFTSSRMKAMFPLVLKEAHELIQVMGETCANDPLMEVRDFISRFTTDVIGSCAFGIETNSLRKPDTYFRNMCRRGLVEQRLGVALRFSFPQLARFLHIKQTVGDVETYFMDIVEKTVRCREETKVERRNDFIDTLIDLKNNKLMKSETGEEMTNLTFGQLAAQAFQFLLAGFETSSTTMAFALYELAQNMEVQQKAREEVNRVLQDHNQDFSYECMRDMIYVDQIMQETLRLYSSLSVLNRCALEDYVVPGHPKYIIKKGMPILIPVAAIHRDERYYPQPNVFNPDNFSPEMVKQRDSILYLPFGEGPRNCVGMRFGKMQVIIGLALMLKNFKFSTCDKTTIPMEFDKRNFLTSPAKGVYLKVEKIADE, encoded by the exons aTGTGGGTTACTTCAATCTTATTGACTACTATCGccttactactgatatatgcttggaatttcttaagaaaacatTACTCATATTGGCGTGATTTAAGTATTCCATGCGATCCTCCTCACTGGATGGTGGGTAATCTACAGGGAGCTGTTGCAGAAAAACCATTCCTACAAATATGGCAAGACTATTACAATCGCTATAGGAATTCTGGGCCATTTGTTGGTTTCTATTGGTTTACCAAACCGGGAGTATTTGTTTTGGATCCTAATCTCATAAAAATGATACTCATAaaggattttcccaaatttaccgATCGTGGTTTATATTGCAACGAAGAAGATGATCCACTCTCGGGCACATTATTCAATTTGGAAGGTCCCAAATGGCGTTATATGCGTAATAAAATTTCACCCACCTTTACCTCGTCACGCATGAAAGCCATGTTTCCTTTGGTTTTAAAAGAAGCCCATGAATTAATCCAAGTCATGGGCGAAACATGCGCCAATGATCCTCTGATGGAAGTCAGAGATTTTATATCACGTTTCACCACCGATGTCATTGGTAGCTGTGCCTTTGGCATTGAAACCAATAGTCTACGTAAACCCGATACATATTTCCGTAATATGTGTCGTCGAGGCCTGGTCGAACAACGTTTGGGAGTGGCTTTACGTTTTAGTTTTCCCCAATTGGCAAGATTTTTGCATATCAAACAAACTGTGGGCGATGTTGAGACCTATTTCATGGATATTGTCGAGAAGACTGTACGTTGTCGTGAGGAAACTAAAGTCGAACgaaggaatgattttattgacacCCTTATcgatttgaaaaataataaattgatgAAAAGCGAAACAGGAGAGGAGATGACAAATCTTACATTTGGTCAATTGGCCGCTCAAGCATTTCAATTTCTATTGGCTGGATTTGAGACATCATCGACCACAATGGCTTTCGCCCTCTATGAATTGGCCCAGAATATGGAGGTGCAGCAAAAGGCTAGAGAAGAAGTTAATCGGGTATTGCAAGATCACAATCAGGATTTTAGCTATGAATGCATGAGGGATATGATCTATGTCGATCAAATAATGCAAG aaacccTACGCCTATATAGCTCATTATCTGTTTTAAATCGTTGTGCCTTAGAGGACTATGTAGTACCTGGTCATCCAAAATATATCATCAAAAAAGGCATGCCCATATTGATCCCAGTTGCGGCCATACATCGGGATGAGCGTTATTATCCCCAGCCAAATGTTTTCAATCCGGATAATTTTTCACCTGAAATGGTCAAACAAAGAGATTCgatattgtatttgccgtttgGTGAGGGGCCTCGTAATTGTGTGGGCATGCGTTTTGGTAAAATGCAAGTCATCATTGGTTTGGCTCTAATGctaaagaattttaaattttccacatGTGATAAGACTACAATTCCTATGGAATTTGATAAACGTAATTTTCTTACAAGTCCTGCAAAGGGTGTCTATttaaaagtggaaaaaattgcCGATGAATga
- the LOC142240465 gene encoding putative cytochrome P450 6a21 — protein MTIATFLWGSLIVGLAYLVYMLRKHFNYWQNLGIACDPPHWLMGNVSGIMTTRSYNAILREYYDKYKTAGPFVGFYWFTKPAVLVLDPVLMKQILIKDFSKFVDRGFYNNAEDDPLTGHLLNLEGDKWRFMRNKLSPTFTSGKMKAMFPLIMEIGNKLIDVTHKEMTNSQVLEVRDLVARFTTDVIGTCAFGMEIQSLLEPQNEFRKMSYKALREFRYGVLGFLIRFNFPHMARRLHMKETMADVEKFFMGIIQANVEYREKNHVKRQDFLNMLIDLKNNKSMKSEGAVQEEMTQLTFEQLAAQAFVFLLAGYETSSTTMGFALYELALNPQIQEKVRKEIQDILQNHNNEITYENIKEMVYLDQVIQETLRVYTIVPAIIRQALDDFPVPDHPDYVIKKGMMAFIPAGAIHRDERYYDKPNVFNPDHFKPENVNSRDSILNLSFGEGPRNCIGARFGKLQTQVGLALLLRNFKFSICDRTPIPMKIDKKSLLIAPESGIYLKVEQL, from the exons ATGACCATCGCAACATTTCTATGGGGCTCTTTAATTGTAGGCTTGGCCTATTTGGTATATATGCTTCGAAAGCATTTCAACTATTGGCAGAATTTGGGTATTGCCTGTGATCCACCGCATTGGTTGATGGGTAATGTTTCGGGTATTATGACCACCAGAAGCTATAATGCAATTCTCCGTGAATATTACGATAAATACAAAACTGCTGGCCCTTTTGTCGGTTTCTATTGGTTCACCAAACCTGCTGTCCTGGTATTGGATCCagttttaatgaaacaaattctcattaaagatttttcaaaatttgtggatCGAGGTTTCTATAACAATGCCGAAGATGATCCTCTCACAGGTcatctattgaatttggaaggagATAAATGGCGTTTTATGCGCAATAAGCTTTCACCTACCTTTACTTCGGGCAAAATGAAGGCTATGTTTCCTCTGATTATGGAAATAGGAAATAAGCTAATAGATGTCACTCACAAGGAGATGACCAATTCCCAAGTCCTGGAAGTTCGTGATTTGGTGGCTCGTTTCACCACCGATGTCATAGGAACCTGTGCCTTTGGCATGGAGATACAGAGTTTACTTGAACCCCAAAATGAATTTCGTAAGATGAGCTATAAGGCCTTAAGAGAATTTCGTTATGGTGTTTTGGGATTTTTGATACGTTTCAATTTTCCCCATATGGCCAGAAGACTTCACATGAAAGAAACCATGGCCGATGTGGAAAAGTTTTTTATGGGCATCATCCAAGCCAATgtggagtatagagagaaaaatCATGTGAAAAGGCAAGATTTTTTGAATATGCTAATTGATCTGAAAAATAATAAGTCCATGAAAAGTGAAGGTGCAGTACAAGAAGAAATGACTCAACTTACATTTGAGCAATTGGCTGCTCAGGCTTTTGTATTTCTTTTGGCTGGCTATGAAACTTCATCGACCACTATGGGTTTTGCTTTATATGAACTAGCTTTAAATCCCCAAATTCAAgagaaagtcagaaaagaaattcAAGATATTCTGCAAAATCATAACAATGAAATCACCTATGAAAACATAAAAGAAATGGTGTATTTGGATCAAGTTATACAGG AAACCCTTAGAGTTTATACCATTGTGCCAGCCATTATACGACAGGCTTTGGATGACTTTCCTGTTCCTGATCATCCTGATTATGTGATTAAAAAAGGTATGATGGCTTTTATACCTGCAGGAGCCATACATCGAGACGAGCGTTATTACGACAAACCAAATGTTTTCAATCCTGATCATTTTAAACCGGAAAATGTCAATTCCCGTGATTCCATATTGAATTTATCTTTTGGTGAAGGACCTCGCAATTGTATTGGAGCACGTTTTGGAAAATTACAAACACAAGTGGGTTTAGCTTTGCTTTTgcgtaattttaaattttccatttgtgatcgtACTCCGATTCCAATGAAAATCGATAAGAAGAGTCTTTTGATTGCACCAGAGAGTggtatttatttaaaagtgGAGCAACTATGA